Part of the Acidobacteriota bacterium genome, AAGATCAAAAACCGGAAACTACAGATTTTCATGTTGTCGTGCCACAAACCGCCTTTGTACCAGGCCGGATCGTTTGGCGCGCGTTTGATCATCGCGCCGCCCGTATCCACAGGCATTTCATCGGCGAAAATTCCTTTTGGCCCATCCACGGCTCGCATAATGTCCATTTCGGGCAAATGCCGCAGAGCTTTTGACCAATCCACGGGCGGCAGTTGCTGCGCCAGATCAAAAGCTTTCGAAACACGAATCAAATCTTCCTGCGAGGTGTTCGGCGGAAACATCGGACGGACTTGGTTCTGTTCGCCGTACAGCCAGGCGATGAACAGCATCTGCACCGCGCCGCCGCGATACCAGTTGCCTTGTTCATAATATTCGCCAACGCGACCCACGCCAGCGCCAAAACCTTGCGGAATCATTGCGGCAAAGGCGGGATTGCCTTGTGCCGCCACACCCAGTTGCCATTCCGCCGTCGAAGAACAGCCAATCGTGCCGACTTTGCCGTTCGACCATGACTGGCTGGAAATCCATTTCAGCGCATCGTCGCCGTCTGTCAACGGCGGCCCCAAGATGTCGTAATTGCCTTCGCTGAAAAAGTGGCCGCGTTCGTTCATGGTGATTTGCGCGTAACCGCGTTTGACGGCGTCAATCACGCTGCTCATATCGCGCACCACGCCATTGCGTACATCCCAATAATTGAAGTTGTACGGCGTGCGCACGAATACCGTCGGATATTTTTTCGAGGTGTCTTTCGGGCGATAAATGTCCGCAGCCATTCGTTTGCCGTCGCGCATTGGAACCATCACCTTGCGTTCGACGATGGCAATTTCATGAAGCTCTTTTTCGAGCGCATTTCGTTGTTCGACGAGTTGGGGATTGAGCTGCCCGCCTCGCTGGCCTGACGCCAGTTGAACGGCGAACACGCATCCGATGACGACGAGCAGCAATCTTCGTAAGGTTTTGCTTTGCATCGCTAAGCTCCTAAAAAGTAGCGCAACCTGCCGAGGTTGCATTGGTCTAGCAAAGGGCGAGCGGAGAAAACTGCGCAATCTCGGCAGGTTGCGCTACTCTCGCCGTTGTTTTGTAAGCGGATAATAGTGTTACGGCGGGAAAAGCACGAGAGTTACGCAGAAAAATAGGGCGGCCTGAGTCGAACTCAAGCCGCCCTATTTTTGAACGACCGCCTAAGCTACGCCAAAGGCGCAGCACTCCAAAGCCTATTTGATCGAAGCCTGCGGCGTCGGTTTGATTTCAACGCTGTTGCTGGTCAGCGTAGTGGAAACCACGCGCTGCAATTCGGCAACGGCTTTGTTGTAATCGGCCAGCGCGCGCAATTCCGAACCGCGCGCAACAGACAGGTCGGTTTGCCGCTGTAACACAAAGAAGGTCACGGATAATCCGGCGGCAAATTTCTTCTCTTCGCCCTCAAGTTGCTGTTCGGCGTATTCGCGCGCCGCGCGGGCGGCCTCGATGCGCATTTTGGCCGTTTCCAGCGACTGCACTGCGTTGCGGACTTCCAGTTCGATGCCCTGCACCATTTTCCGGGTCTGCAAATCAATCTGTTTGGTCTGTTCAATGGCGCGTCCCAAATTGGCTTTGGCGACGCTGTTGCGCCAGGGAATCTGGATGTTCACGCCAAACGACCAGTTGCGGAAATCGTTTTTGAACAAATTGCCCAGAGATTTCGGATAATTGCCCAGCAAGTTGGCCGGCAAACAACCCGAAGCCGGAGGCGGCTGGCCATCCACACAAGCCGGAACCGTCAACGCCAACGGGTTTTCCGAATTGCGCTGTCCCGAAACGCCGATCATGTTGTAACTGGCGACGAAATCAATTTGCGGTTTCGCCTGGTTGCGGTAAAAGTCAATGTTGACCTGATTGATGTCTTTTTGCAGCGCGTATTGCTTCAGTTCCGGGCGATTATCCACGGCCAGTTTCAGCGCGTCGCTGAGCGGCATGGCCACGGGCTGTACATCAAAGGATTCGACGGGAACAATTTGCGAACTCCACAATTCATCGCCAGGGCCGCCAACGGTCAACGACTTCAAATTATTTTCCGCCTGTGAAACCGTGTTCATCGCTACGAACACCTGTTGGCGGCGCGATTCCAACGTGGCCGCCGATTGCGTGACTTCAATCGGAGCCAAAGTGCCAACTTCGACCTGGCGTTTGTTGTTGTTCAATTGGGTTTCTGCCAGTTTGACCGAATCGCGCTGAATCTCTTCGTCTTTGATGGCGAAGGCCAAATCCCAATACGCCTGCTGAACGCGCGAAATGATTTCGATGGCGCGCTGGCGGAAGGTCGCGTCATTCAAATCCAAAGTCTTTTTGGCGATTTTGATCTGGCGGCGGTTGGCGTCAATTTTGTAACCCCGAAACAGCGGTTGCGTGAAGGTGAAGTTCAGCGACGGGTTGTATTGCGGCGACAAGGTGCCGAAGTTATTTGTCTGGCGCGAGTTGTTGAAATTGATCTGGTAATTTCCGCCGCCTTTTTCGATAAGCTGGGAAACTCCGGCGTTGTAAGTCAGCGTTTTTTGCGCGGTTGTGGTGGCGCTGGTACCGCTGAACAACCGCGTATTGGGTTGGGTAAACCCGCCGTAGGAAAGTGCGGCAGTCGAGTTTCGGTCATAAACGCCTTGTGCGGCGAACAGATCGAATTGGGCTAGGCGGGTGTTTTCGCGCTCCAATTCAATATCCACATTTTTTTCCAGGGCGGCCAGAATCGCGTCGCGCAATGTCCACCGAACCACCTTGCCGGGGTCAAGCCCCACGGAGCGCTGCGGAATCGGTCGCGCCTCTGGTTGTTGAGTTTGTTGGGTCTGGGTCTGATCCTGCGCCAGTGCCGCTGCGGATAGTATCAACGTGCAAAACACAGCCAACGCGAGAGTCGTCAGACAAGACAGAGCCGCATAACTTTTCGTAGTCATCTTCCTCATTCTCCAAGTTTGATTTGCTTTGAAAACGAATGTCTTCCGGTAATATGTCTTCCGGTAATAACCGCCACTGTTTACGTCAGTTTTGCAGGAGCGGTTGCAAGAAAATTGGAATCGGGAGTTAGGAAACAGGAGTTGGGAGTTTGATCAAAAGCTAACTTGCCGAATTACCATCTCCTATCTCCCATCCCCTAACTCCTATAATCAGCATTGATGCGAATGTACCCTTCGGTCATATCGCACGTCCATTCCGTCACCTCGGCATCGCCCTGATGCAGATCAATTGTGATGGTCACTTCGTCGCGCTTCAGAATTTCCAGTGCGCGCTCCTCACTAAACGGCAATCCGCTGCCATTTCGAGCAAC contains:
- a CDS encoding TolC family protein — encoded protein: MTTKSYAALSCLTTLALAVFCTLILSAAALAQDQTQTQQTQQPEARPIPQRSVGLDPGKVVRWTLRDAILAALEKNVDIELERENTRLAQFDLFAAQGVYDRNSTAALSYGGFTQPNTRLFSGTSATTTAQKTLTYNAGVSQLIEKGGGNYQINFNNSRQTNNFGTLSPQYNPSLNFTFTQPLFRGYKIDANRRQIKIAKKTLDLNDATFRQRAIEIISRVQQAYWDLAFAIKDEEIQRDSVKLAETQLNNNKRQVEVGTLAPIEVTQSAATLESRRQQVFVAMNTVSQAENNLKSLTVGGPGDELWSSQIVPVESFDVQPVAMPLSDALKLAVDNRPELKQYALQKDINQVNIDFYRNQAKPQIDFVASYNMIGVSGQRNSENPLALTVPACVDGQPPPASGCLPANLLGNYPKSLGNLFKNDFRNWSFGVNIQIPWRNSVAKANLGRAIEQTKQIDLQTRKMVQGIELEVRNAVQSLETAKMRIEAARAAREYAEQQLEGEEKKFAAGLSVTFFVLQRQTDLSVARGSELRALADYNKAVAELQRVVSTTLTSNSVEIKPTPQASIK
- a CDS encoding CocE/NonD family hydrolase, whose protein sequence is MQSKTLRRLLLVVIGCVFAVQLASGQRGGQLNPQLVEQRNALEKELHEIAIVERKVMVPMRDGKRMAADIYRPKDTSKKYPTVFVRTPYNFNYWDVRNGVVRDMSSVIDAVKRGYAQITMNERGHFFSEGNYDILGPPLTDGDDALKWISSQSWSNGKVGTIGCSSTAEWQLGVAAQGNPAFAAMIPQGFGAGVGRVGEYYEQGNWYRGGAVQMLFIAWLYGEQNQVRPMFPPNTSQEDLIRVSKAFDLAQQLPPVDWSKALRHLPEMDIMRAVDGPKGIFADEMPVDTGGAMIKRAPNDPAWYKGGLWHDNMKICSFRFLI